ATTTTTAGTAATAACAGTACACTTGCAGGACATATAAATGTTGGAGATTACGTTGTTTTAGCGGGTATGTCTGCAGTACAGCAATTTTGTACAATAGGAAGTCACGCATTTGTTACAGGAGGATCATTGGTTAGAAAAGATGTTCCACCATATGTAAAAGCAGGAAGAGAACCATTATCCTATGTTGGTATAAACTCAATAGGTTTAAGAAGACGTGGATTTTCAACAGAAAAAATTAGAGAGATTCAAAATATTTACAGAATTCTCTATCAAAAAAATTATAACAACTCACAGGCTGTAGCCATTATTGAAGCAGAAATGGAAGCTACTTCGGAGAGAGATGAGATTTTAGAATTTGTAAAAAGCTCTCAACGTGGTGTAATGAAAGGCTACTTCTCAAACTAATTTAAACACAATAACTAATTATGGCATCAACTTCAGATATTCGTAAGGGATTATGTATTCGTTACAATAACGATATTTATAAAATTATAGAGTTTTTACACGTAAAGCCTGGAAAAGGGCCTGCTTTTGTAAGAACTAAATTAAAGAGCATTACAACTGGAAAAGTTCTTGATAACACTTTTTCTGCTGGTCATAAAATTGAAGACATTCGTGTAGAAACACATAAATTTCAATTCTTATATAATGATGGTGAATTCTATCATTTTATGAACCAAGAAGACTATACTCAGATTAGACTAGTAGAATCTGTATTGGATGCTCCAGGTTTAATGAAAGAAGGTGAGGTTGTATCTATTCAAATAAATACAGAAGATAATATGCCGTTATCTGTTGAGATGCCTGCATATGTTGTGTTAGAGATTGCACATACAGAACCTGGTGTAAAAGGAAATACAGCAACTAATGCTACTAAACCAGCAACTGTTGAGACAGGTGCAGAAGTAAACGTTCCTTTATTTATAAACGAAGGAGACAAAGTTAAAATAGATACAGAAACAGGTAACTATAAAGAACGTGTAACAGACTAAGCTTTATGAAAGCGCGTTCTATAGATGATATTGCAAAAACTGAAGCAGAGTATTGGAATGAAAATAAATTAGATCGACGTAAAATTAAAAAGTTACGTCGTCACGCTTTTCATTACTCTTATAAAAGAGAGTCAAAATTCCTTCAAGAAAAAGTAAAACACTTTAATGATAAGGATGTTTTAGAAATAGGCTCGCATGCATGGGTTTCTTGGATAAAAGGAAATGCCACACCTAAATCTTTAGATTGTATTAATATATCTGAAGTTGAACTAGAAAAAGGAATTAATAATGCTAAAAACATACCATTTGAAATTAAATTTCATTTAATGGATGCTAATACATTAACCTTTAAAGATGAAATGTTTGATGTTGTTTATGGAGGAGCTATTTTACATCATTTAGATGTAAAGAAATCTATTTCAGAAATTTATCGTGTTCTTAAACCAAATGGTATAATCCTGTTTACAGAACCGTTAAATATGAATCCTTTTTATAAGCTATACAGGTACTTTAATAAAAAGGAGCGAACACCAGATGAGCACGCGTTAGTAAATAAAGACTTTAAGATTATTAAAGAGAAATTTACATTCGAGCACGTATTTCTCGATTTTTTCTCAGTAATTACAGGATATATATCATTAAAAATATTCGGAGACAAGAACTACGATAACTGGATAAACAAAATTGGGTATCGTTTAGATGTTTTTTTTTCAAAAATTCCTTTTCTTCACGTTTTATTTGCGAGAGTAATAATATATGGTACTAAGAAGTAAGTTTATATGAAGTTTCCTCAAACACATACACTAAAGCAAATTGCTACAATTATAAATGCAAAATTTGTTGGTGATGCAAAATTTCCTGTTGAGGGAATGAATGAAATTCATGTTGTTACCAAAGGTGATATAGTTTTTGTAGATCATCCAAAATATTATGACAAAGCATTAAATTCTGCGGCTACAATTATTTTAATTAATAAAGAAGTAGAATGTCCAGAAGGAAAAGCGTTATTAATTTCAGAAGATCCTTTCAGAGATTTTAATACACTAACAGAGTATTTTAAACCATTTAAGAAGTCTGTCTCACAAATATCAGAAACAGCGCAAATTGGAGAAGGTACAATTATACAACCTGGTGCATTTGTTGGTAACTACGTAAGGATAGGGAATAATTGTGTAATTCACAGCAATGTTGTTCTTTATGATCATACAGTTATAGGAAACAACTGTACAATACATTCTGGATCTATATTGGGAGCAGATGCTTTTTATTATAAGAATAGACCAGAAGGATTTGATAAACTAAAATCTGGTGGTCGTGTGGTGCTACAAGATAATGTAGATTTAGGAGCTCTTTGTACTATAGATAAAGGCGTAACTGGAGATACCACAATTGGTGAAGGCACTAAAATAGATAATCAAGTACACGTTGGCCACGATACTGTAATAGGAAAGAAATGTTTAATAGCATCTCAAACTGGCATAGCAGGCTGTGTTGTTATAGAAGATGAAGTTACACTTTGGGGGCAAGTAGGAGTTATTAGCGGTATAACCATAGGAAAAAAAGCAACTGTACTGGCACAAGCAGGTGTAGGAAAATCACTTAAGGAAAATGGTCGTTATTTAGGTTCACCTGCAGATGATTTTAGAACTAAAGTAAAAGAGATGGTAACACTAAGTAGGTTGCCAAGCATTGTAGATAAAATAAAATCTTAATTATGAATGCAAAACACGTAGTAAAAACTTTTTTTGAATCAGATTTCTATAAGGATACATCAATACTAGAGAAGACTCTACACGAAGATTTTGAGTTATATTGGAACAGCAGTTCTGGTTACTTTAAGTTAAATAAAGAAACCTTTACTCAAATGCTATTAGAGATGTCTAAATCTTTTGAATTCTTAAGATGTGATATTACACATTTGTTGGAAGAAGATGGTACAGTTACACTAAGGCATAGTTTTCATGTTAAGACAATTGAGAATCCAGACGATATAACACCATTAGCACATTTTATTTCTATTTTCGAAGTAAAAGATGGTCAATTGTATAAAGGACATCAAATTAGTCAACCAGCAGATGAAACTCACGAAAATTTAAAGTCGTTTCTTCCAAAAAGTGTGGAATAACTTTTATACTTAGAAACGAAACAAGTACTTTTGCCAAACAATCAAAACAACAATAAATGAGCGTTCTAGTAAATAAAGATTCAAAAATAATAGTTCAAGGATTTACAGGTAGTGAAGGTACATTTCACGCCGGACAAATGATTGAATATGGTACTAATGTTGTTGGTGGTGTTACACCAGGAAAAGGTGGCCAAACACATTTAGATAAGCCAGTATTTAATACAGTTGATGAAGCTGTAAAAGAAGCAAAGGCAGATACATCTATCATATTTGTACCACCAGCATTTGCTGCTGATGCTATAATGGAAGCTGCAGAAGCTGGAATTAAAGTAATAATCTGTATTACAGAAGGTATTCCTGTAAAAGATATGATTACTGTAAAGAATTATATTGAAAACAAGGATGTACGTTTAATAGGACCTAACTGTCCAGGTGTTATTACACCAGGTGAAGCAAAAGTTGGTATTATGCCAGGATTTGTATTTAAGAAAGGTAATGTAGGTATTGTATCTAAGTCTGGTACTTTAACTTATGAAGCTGCAGATCAAGTTGTAAAGCAAAACCTAGGTATTACAACAGCTATTGGTATTGGTGGAGATCCAATTATTGGAACTACTACAAAAGAAGCTGTTGAGATGCTAATTAATGATGACGAAACAGACTGCATTGTTATGATTGGTGAAATAGGTGGTCAATTAGAGGCAGACGCTGCTAAATGGTATAAGGAAAGCGGTAGTAAAAAACCTATCGTTGGTTTTATTGCTGGTGAAACTGCTCCTGCAGGACGTACTATGGGCCACGCAGGTGCAATTGTAGGTGGTAGTGAAGATACTGCACAGGCAAAGAAAAAAATTCTTAAAGAATCTGGAATACACGTTGTAGATTCTCCAGCAGAAATTGGTAAAAAAGTAGCAGAAGTATTAGGCTAAAGCTTACTTATAAGATAAAACGTTAGTCATAACGTTTCCAATCCGTTGGCAGGTATGTCAACGGATTTTTCTATTTTTAGAAGACTATTAAAACACCCAAGTTAATTTTATACAAGATCCCCAAATCTATGAATGCAATTAAATTACTTGTTACCTTAATTGTTATCACATCTGTTCTAGGATGTAAGCAAAACAATCTTGAGAATACAACAGATATTGTTACCCAAACCAAAGAAGATGCCAACGGGTTTAGCTATGAGTCTGTAACAAATGATCCTACAGGATTAAGGCTTTATACCTTAGATAATGGCCTAAAAGTTTATTTAGGTAAAAATGAAGATGAGCCTAAAATTCAAACTTTAATTGCTGTAAGAGCTGGCTCAACATATGATCCAGAAGATAATACAGGCTTGGCTCATTATTTAGAGCATATGGTTTTTAAAGGCACAGATGAAATAGGTACTCAAAACTGGCAGAAAGAGAAACAACTTATTTCAAAAATATCTGAACTTTATGAGCAACATAAAAATGAAAAAGATCCTATAACTAAACAAGCTATTTATAAAGATATAGATAGTGTGTCTCAAGAAGCTTCAAAATATTCTATTGCAAATGAATATGATAAAATGATAAGCTCTTTAGGTGCAGAAAATACTAATGCTTTTACTTCAACAGAAGAAACGGTATATATTAGTAAAATTCCTTCAAACGAAATAGACAAGTGGTTAAAGGTAGAGAGCGAAAGGTTTAGCCAACTTGTTTTAAGATTATTTCATACAGAATTAGAGGCTGTTTATGAAGAGTTTAATAGAGGTCAAGATAGTGATGGGCGTAAACATTATGCAGCAGTATTAGAAGGTTTATTTCCTAATCATCCTTATGGTACGCAGTCTACAATAGGTACTAGTGAGCACCTTAAAAACCCATCGATGGTTGCTATTAATAATTATTTTGATACCTATTATGTACCTAATAATATGGCAGTAATAATGGTTGGCGATTTAGATTTTGAGGAAACTATTAAGAAAATAAATTCTGCATTTGGCACTTTTAAATATAAAGAGGTTAATCACCCAACTTTTCCAGAACAACCCGAAATAGGTGAGCCTATTGAAAAAGTTGTTTATGGCCCAACGACCGAATCTGTGTATGTAGCATTTAGGACTAAAGGAGTTGGTAGTAAAGACGAACAAATTGTAACATTAATAGATTATATACTTGCAAATTCAGCTGCAGGATTAATAGATTTAGATTTAAACCAACAGCAAAAAGTACAAAGAGCATCTTCGTTCACAAATTTCGATAATGACTATGGTATGCATATCCTGTATGGTATACCAAAAGCTGAACAGTCTTTAGATGAAGTTAAGTCTTTATTATTAGGTGAACTAGAAAAAGTTAAGCAAGGCAAGTTTGATGAATGGTTAATTGATGCAGTTGTAAACGATTTAAAAAAATCTAGAATACAACAATATGAAAACAACTCTGCAACAGCATATGCATACCTTGATGCATTTATAGGTAAACAAGATTGGGAAAAGCGTCTTAAGTTTTTAAATGAATTAAAATCAATTACAAAACAAGAATTAGTAGAGTTTGCAAACGCACACTACAAAAACAATTATGTAGTTGCGTTTAAAAAACAAGGTAAGGATAGCACGACTGTAAAGGTTGAGAATCCAAATATTACACCAATTCAAGTAAATAGAAATAAGCAATCTCAGTTCTTAACAGACTTTAATACAATGGATTCTCCTACGTTAAAGCCACAGTTTGTAGATTATAGCAAAGCAATAAAAACACAAAAAACGGCGAACGGTCTAGATTTACAATTCGTATTAAATGAGAGTAATGAGTTGTTTACCTTAAATATAATATTTGATATGGGTAGTGATCACGATAAAGAATTATCGTTAGCTGCTGGTTATCTTGATTTTTTAGGAACAGATAAGTATACGCCTAAGGAACTAAAAAAGGAATTTTATAAAATAGGTGTAGATTATAGTGTTTATACCCAAAATGATAAAACTTATATAAGTTTAAGTGGTTTAGGAGAAAACTTAGAAAAAGGATTAGAGCTTATCCAACACCTATGGGATAACGCAATACCAAATCAGGAAGCATATGATAAATATGTTGAAAGTATTGCAAAAAATAGAGAGGATAAAAAAATGGAAAAACGTAATATCCTTTTTAACGGATTAATGAATTTTGGTAAATACGGAGAAGACTCCAGGCTAAGAGATATTTATTCTATAAAAGAATTACAAAACATTAAACCTTCAGATTTAGTACAAAAAGTTAAAGATCTGCAAGACTTTAAGCATCGTATTTTCTATTACGGTAATGATGTTGAAACTGCTAATTCTGCAATATCTAATCAATTACAAATTGTTGATTCCTTAAAAGAGTATCCAGATCCTAAAAATTATAATGAAAAAGATACAGGTGGTCGTGTTTACTTTACAAATTACGATATGACTCAAACTGAAATTGTGTTTATAGCAAAAGGCGAAGAATTTGATGCTAAGAAAATGGCAGCGACAAACCTTTTTAACACCTATTTTGGTAGTGGGCTTTCATCAATCGTATTTCAGGATATTCGTGAAAGTAAAGCATTGGCTTACTCAGCGTTTTCTTCATATCAAAATGCGTCAGAAAAAGGAGAACCTAATTATGTAATGGCATATATTGGCACACAAGCTAATAAAATGCCAGAAGCAGTTGAGGCTATGATGGATTTAATGTCTAATATGCCAGAAGCTAAAGATCAATTTCAAGCCGCAAAAGAAGCCACGCTTAAAAAAATTGCAGCTAATAGAATTACTAAAGCAGATATATTCTGGACTTATGAAAGCATTAAAAAAAGAGGACTTTCAAAAGACAACAGGCAGGAAATGTATAATGCAGTTTTGGAAATGACCTTAGATGATCTAAGTAACTTCTTCGAAGAAAATATAAAAGGTGAAAACTATAACATATTAGTCATAGGCAATAAAAATGAAATCAATTTTGAAGCATTATCCAAGTATGGTGAAATTATAGAATTAGATAGAGATTATCTTTTTAATTATGAAGTCCCAACTCCTATAAAAAACTAAAATAAAATAATGAGTAATATTCTGAAAATGTAACAATTACGATTTAATGATATTGAAAAAATACCCAATTTTGGGTATTTTTTTTGGTTTTGTTTAACAATAAGTTTGTAACGCCTTCTAACTAAAATTATGCGTTATGGTTAAATATTTCCTTTTACTCACATTTATTTTTTCTGCTTTATTAATACCTAATGGGTATTCAAACACCTTAGGTCACACAAATGGAGCGGTTGGTTTAGAGTCTAATATCACTAACGAAGCTGTTATATACATTATTAAAAATGGTGGCGGTTCTACAGTAGATATTTTTCATGATTATGAGTATTTGGGTGCTCCAGCTGGAAGAAATATTATTAAACTATTTGTAGCGCCAGGCGTTCATAATTTAACGGCAGTAGTATCTAAAGACGCCTATACATTGCAGTTAGATGCAGTTGCTGGTGAAGAGTATTATATATATGCAGATCCAGGAGAGGATCAAATTTTGTTTGATGCAAGGAGTGATGCTAAATCTAATAAAGATTTTCATAAAGATTTAGGTAAAGATTTAGATTACTTAACTCCAAACTTAAAGGACAGATCTAAAGCATCTAAAAAATATCAGATGTATGTATCAGCAGCATTAAGATATCCAGGACAATTAATTGAAGATGAAGACTCAAGTCTTATGCAGGTGTCTTCAGCGCCAATCACTTCTATTTATAGTCAGGAAGAAAAGATTAATGCTATAAGGGCTAGAAAAGGCAAGGCTCCTAAAAGTAAATCTAAATCTAAAAACTCAATTTTTTCAGGAATAACCTCTATAGTAGGATTAAGCGCAAATACTACTAGTACTGCACCAACGTCTTCGGTTGCTGCTACTACCACAAGTGTAAAGGTAGAAGAAGTACCTACAGAAACTATAAACTTTTATAAAGCAGCTCAAGCAGAATTAATTAATACTCTAGAAAAGACAGAAGGTATAGATGCTAATCTTAAGTGGGATATTTTAAAAATGAGCAACGATCAGTTAAAGACAGGATTTTCTTTAACCAATGCAAGTTTTAATGATGAGTATGAATCAGACCTTCAGCAAATAGATAAGTTAGCCTTATCTGGAGAAGAAAAGTATATTAAATTTAAAAGAATGCAGGAGTCTGGTGATGCTGACTCTGCAAACATTGAAGATCAAGCTGCTGGTATAGCAAGTATAATAGCTGAAAAAAATGGCTTTGTACTGCAATCTCCAGATGCTGCAGATGCTTCATCTGGACCTAGTACAGAAGAAGCTGCTACAGATATTGCTTCTATTGCAACAACTTCAGAAGTTTCTTTAAACAAGCGTGATGCTATGTATAAAGAAATACAGAAGATGAAGCTTGAAAACGGGTTTACAAGTGTAAATAAATCTGTGTCAAATGCAGTGTCTAAGGAAAATTATGATGAAGATGCAAGAGTAAAAGATAATAGAGGAAGTTTAGAGGAAACAGGTTTAAAGTATAGACGTAGCTCTTTATACACATTAATGATAAATGATAAAAATAGAGAGCATTATGGTCGTATCAGAAATTCTTTTGGAGATATTGAATTGTCAGAAAAATTTAATGATCATAATGTAGGTCCTTACCTAATTCCAGGAACAGAAGGAGAAGATCAAACACTTAACATTAATAATTTCTTGGCACAAAATAACATTGCAAAAGAACTTGTGGCAAAGTGGTTTAACAGATCTGCAGATGGTACGTTTAATATGGATCTTGTTGCAGAGCGCGGATCTTATGACGCAAGTGAGTTAGATGTTATGGTTGCTCAAGAAAGCAAGCGTGGTAGTGCTTTACTGGCAGATGCAGGTGAAGAACTTATAAAAAACACATTCATTGTAGTTTACGACTATAAGTATTCTAATAAAGAAGAGTCTGCTAAAAAGACTGGTGGTTGGTTAAGTGCAATAAGTACTGTTGCAAGCTATGCAGGTTTAGATGTTGTATCAAGCGTTGCAGATGTTGCAAATATTGCGCAAACAACTATGGGTAAAGGCTATTTTGTAAAAACAACGGCTTATCTGTACAAACTTAAATGGGACGAAGAAATAGCATCACGTTTTTATAATGAGATGTGGATAGATGAAAGTAATTACGACCCGTCTAAAAAAGAAGCATTTGATAATACAGACATGTTTCAATTAGAGTTTGTAGGAACTCAAGTAGCGCGTAGAAATTTACAGTCTTCTATATTTTCTTCTAAAACAAACGAAGACTTAATAGGTATTGCAACAATTCGCGCAGCAGATAAATCTATCTCAAAACTTCAACGAGAATACGAACAATTTAGAGTTAAAACTCCATTGTTAAGTGGAGAACCTATTACAGCTGCAATCGGCGTAAAAGAAGGTTTAGAAAAAGGCGACAAGTTTGAAGTTTTAGAACAAACCATAAATGATGATGGCGTAACAGAATACAAGCGTGTAGGAATAATAAAAGTAGACCACAAGCAAATTTGGGACAACAGCTATTTGGCAGAAGAAGACCAAACTGCAAATAAATCTGGTTACACAGTATTTAAAGGTGCAAAAAACAAATTTTATCCAGGAATGCTTATAAGACAAATTAAATAACCCTAATTATTATAATTATGATTAAACAAGTAAAACTATGCTGTTTAACTGTACTGTTTTTAATAACAGGCGTAACAGTTAATGCTCAAAAACGCTTTGAAAAGCGAGCAGATGAAGATACCAAAAACTGGCGTTATGAGATAGACTGTGTAGGAACAGGAAAAGACGGTACATCTCTTATAAAAGTATGGTCTTATTCTAAGAAACCACAAGTAGCAATGGAGCAAGCAAAGAAAAATGCTGTTCACGGCGTTATTTTTAAAGGTGTTCCTCAAGGAGAACGTGGTTGTGTGTCACAACCAGCATTAGCAAGAAACTCTAACGTAGAACAGGAAAAACAGGCCTACTTTAATGACTTTTTTGCTGAAGGTGGAAAGTATATGAAGTTTGTAAACCTTGCTACAGATGGTGCAATAGGCCCTGGCGATAGGGTGAAGATTAGCAGAAAAGAATACAAAATGGGAGTAATAGTTTCAGTTAATAAGGCACTCTTAAGAAAGGAGCTAGAAGATGCAGGAATTGTAAGAGGACTTTCTTCTGGATTTTAATTTAAAACTATAAAAACATGAAACTAAAATTCACCTTTATAATAGCAGCCTTAACAATCTTCGTGGTGTTAACTGGTTGTAGAACGCCAGAGAAGAGTTCAGGATATTACAATTATTCTGTAGAGTGTTTAGGCAATGAAAACAATGGTAATATCATAGTAAAAAGTTGGGGAACTGGAAGAGATAGAAATGAAGCTGAAGCCAATGCTGAAAAAAATGCCTTAAAAGATATCATGTTTAAAGGCATAAGAAATGGTAAGGAAGAATGCGGAAGCAGACCCTTAATTGTTAAGCCAAATACATTAGAAAATAATGAGGTGTATTTTAATCGCTTCTTTACAAGTACCTACAAGAAATTTGTGGCTATGCATAGAGAGCCATTATTAGATAGAACTTTTAATCCTAACCCAAGAACTAATAAGAATGTAGCCTATGCATTAACCTTAACAGTAGATGTTTCGATGCTTAAAAGCCACCTTGTTAGAGATAACATAATAGACTAAGTACTATGAGAAAAATTATAACACTTTTATTATTAGCTGTAAGTACCCTAGCAATTGGGCAAGCAAAAAAACCTACTCTTATGGTAGTACCAAGTGATGCTTGGTGTATACAAAATGGGTACAGTATGAATTTTGAAAATCAAGGTACTGTAGAGACTATTCCAGATTACAAAGCCGCTTTTCAAAATGATCCAGACCTTTTACTTGTT
This region of Croceibacter atlanticus HTCC2559 genomic DNA includes:
- a CDS encoding UDP-3-O-(3-hydroxymyristoyl)glucosamine N-acyltransferase, encoding MKFPQTHTLKQIATIINAKFVGDAKFPVEGMNEIHVVTKGDIVFVDHPKYYDKALNSAATIILINKEVECPEGKALLISEDPFRDFNTLTEYFKPFKKSVSQISETAQIGEGTIIQPGAFVGNYVRIGNNCVIHSNVVLYDHTVIGNNCTIHSGSILGADAFYYKNRPEGFDKLKSGGRVVLQDNVDLGALCTIDKGVTGDTTIGEGTKIDNQVHVGHDTVIGKKCLIASQTGIAGCVVIEDEVTLWGQVGVISGITIGKKATVLAQAGVGKSLKENGRYLGSPADDFRTKVKEMVTLSRLPSIVDKIKS
- the efp gene encoding elongation factor P, yielding MASTSDIRKGLCIRYNNDIYKIIEFLHVKPGKGPAFVRTKLKSITTGKVLDNTFSAGHKIEDIRVETHKFQFLYNDGEFYHFMNQEDYTQIRLVESVLDAPGLMKEGEVVSIQINTEDNMPLSVEMPAYVVLEIAHTEPGVKGNTATNATKPATVETGAEVNVPLFINEGDKVKIDTETGNYKERVTD
- the sucD gene encoding succinate--CoA ligase subunit alpha: MSVLVNKDSKIIVQGFTGSEGTFHAGQMIEYGTNVVGGVTPGKGGQTHLDKPVFNTVDEAVKEAKADTSIIFVPPAFAADAIMEAAEAGIKVIICITEGIPVKDMITVKNYIENKDVRLIGPNCPGVITPGEAKVGIMPGFVFKKGNVGIVSKSGTLTYEAADQVVKQNLGITTAIGIGGDPIIGTTTKEAVEMLINDDETDCIVMIGEIGGQLEADAAKWYKESGSKKPIVGFIAGETAPAGRTMGHAGAIVGGSEDTAQAKKKILKESGIHVVDSPAEIGKKVAEVLG
- a CDS encoding class I SAM-dependent methyltransferase, whose protein sequence is MKARSIDDIAKTEAEYWNENKLDRRKIKKLRRHAFHYSYKRESKFLQEKVKHFNDKDVLEIGSHAWVSWIKGNATPKSLDCINISEVELEKGINNAKNIPFEIKFHLMDANTLTFKDEMFDVVYGGAILHHLDVKKSISEIYRVLKPNGIILFTEPLNMNPFYKLYRYFNKKERTPDEHALVNKDFKIIKEKFTFEHVFLDFFSVITGYISLKIFGDKNYDNWINKIGYRLDVFFSKIPFLHVLFARVIIYGTKK
- a CDS encoding nuclear transport factor 2 family protein; this encodes MNAKHVVKTFFESDFYKDTSILEKTLHEDFELYWNSSSGYFKLNKETFTQMLLEMSKSFEFLRCDITHLLEEDGTVTLRHSFHVKTIENPDDITPLAHFISIFEVKDGQLYKGHQISQPADETHENLKSFLPKSVE
- the lpxA gene encoding acyl-ACP--UDP-N-acetylglucosamine O-acyltransferase, producing the protein MNQPLAYVHPSAKIAKNVVIEPFTTIHGNVTIGEGTWIGSNVTIMEGARIGKNCNIFPGAVISAIPQDKKFDDEDTTTIIGDGTTIRECVTINRGTTDKMRTEIGKNCWIMAYCHIAHDCIVGDNCIFSNNSTLAGHINVGDYVVLAGMSAVQQFCTIGSHAFVTGGSLVRKDVPPYVKAGREPLSYVGINSIGLRRRGFSTEKIREIQNIYRILYQKNYNNSQAVAIIEAEMEATSERDEILEFVKSSQRGVMKGYFSN
- a CDS encoding M16 family metallopeptidase — protein: MNAIKLLVTLIVITSVLGCKQNNLENTTDIVTQTKEDANGFSYESVTNDPTGLRLYTLDNGLKVYLGKNEDEPKIQTLIAVRAGSTYDPEDNTGLAHYLEHMVFKGTDEIGTQNWQKEKQLISKISELYEQHKNEKDPITKQAIYKDIDSVSQEASKYSIANEYDKMISSLGAENTNAFTSTEETVYISKIPSNEIDKWLKVESERFSQLVLRLFHTELEAVYEEFNRGQDSDGRKHYAAVLEGLFPNHPYGTQSTIGTSEHLKNPSMVAINNYFDTYYVPNNMAVIMVGDLDFEETIKKINSAFGTFKYKEVNHPTFPEQPEIGEPIEKVVYGPTTESVYVAFRTKGVGSKDEQIVTLIDYILANSAAGLIDLDLNQQQKVQRASSFTNFDNDYGMHILYGIPKAEQSLDEVKSLLLGELEKVKQGKFDEWLIDAVVNDLKKSRIQQYENNSATAYAYLDAFIGKQDWEKRLKFLNELKSITKQELVEFANAHYKNNYVVAFKKQGKDSTTVKVENPNITPIQVNRNKQSQFLTDFNTMDSPTLKPQFVDYSKAIKTQKTANGLDLQFVLNESNELFTLNIIFDMGSDHDKELSLAAGYLDFLGTDKYTPKELKKEFYKIGVDYSVYTQNDKTYISLSGLGENLEKGLELIQHLWDNAIPNQEAYDKYVESIAKNREDKKMEKRNILFNGLMNFGKYGEDSRLRDIYSIKELQNIKPSDLVQKVKDLQDFKHRIFYYGNDVETANSAISNQLQIVDSLKEYPDPKNYNEKDTGGRVYFTNYDMTQTEIVFIAKGEEFDAKKMAATNLFNTYFGSGLSSIVFQDIRESKALAYSAFSSYQNASEKGEPNYVMAYIGTQANKMPEAVEAMMDLMSNMPEAKDQFQAAKEATLKKIAANRITKADIFWTYESIKKRGLSKDNRQEMYNAVLEMTLDDLSNFFEENIKGENYNILVIGNKNEINFEALSKYGEIIELDRDYLFNYEVPTPIKN